Proteins found in one Methanococcoides methylutens genomic segment:
- a CDS encoding sensor histidine kinase, protein MANGNHLVDVELIITSDAIDVPEKQGQGSSVCMNIVQYLHSVSKVVDAASSLEDCFQQVVNMIPCGMQNSSMACSRIIFDDMIIQSDNFELSRLKYASEILIDGAVHGSLEVYYLEELPGQVGVSFLNEEEDIVDYISDCLGKFVERILVEKDLNIFKTISDNANYGIAVLDMKGSLLYLNEAFASMHDHSLEDVLGDHFLMFYNEEQIPHLKYLRDKLLNDGHFQQEGVWHMRKNGSIFPAMLDSHVIFDRDNVPSNLSVTLHDVSEAKAAEDALKRAQAIEDAANCSKSEFLSNVSHELRTPLNSIIGFSEILLDGRCGELTDVQRRYLQNVFKNGNHLSEIINDILEISMIEAGKVEATFEKFSIVPVFMEIKDSIMQSILKKDVSFSYDVDPELPQINADKAKFRHIIYNLLSNAVKFTSEGGNVNVEAKSIGEMMHIIIRDDGIGIPKEQLPHLYDKFYQVDGSTKRLYSGTGLGLALTKKLVSLHDGHMWVESEQGKGTTVHVMLPI, encoded by the coding sequence ATGGCAAATGGGAACCATCTTGTGGATGTTGAACTAATTATTACGTCCGATGCGATCGATGTTCCAGAAAAGCAAGGTCAGGGTAGTAGTGTCTGTATGAATATTGTACAATATTTACATTCAGTTTCTAAAGTTGTTGATGCTGCATCTTCGTTGGAGGATTGTTTTCAGCAAGTCGTGAATATGATTCCATGTGGTATGCAAAATTCGTCTATGGCATGTTCAAGGATAATTTTTGATGATATGATCATTCAATCTGATAATTTCGAATTATCTCGATTGAAATATGCATCTGAGATCCTCATTGATGGTGCAGTTCATGGTAGTCTGGAAGTTTATTATCTTGAAGAATTGCCGGGTCAGGTTGGTGTCTCTTTCCTGAATGAGGAAGAGGATATTGTCGATTACATCTCTGATTGTCTCGGTAAGTTCGTTGAACGCATACTTGTGGAAAAGGACCTTAATATATTCAAGACTATTTCTGATAATGCAAACTATGGTATTGCAGTTCTTGATATGAAAGGAAGTCTTCTTTATCTCAACGAGGCATTTGCTTCAATGCATGATCATTCTCTTGAAGATGTGCTTGGCGATCACTTTTTGATGTTCTATAATGAAGAGCAGATCCCTCACTTGAAATATTTGCGTGATAAGTTACTTAATGATGGACATTTCCAACAAGAAGGGGTCTGGCATATGAGGAAGAATGGCAGTATTTTTCCTGCTATGCTTGACTCTCATGTGATATTTGATCGGGATAATGTGCCTTCTAATCTCTCTGTAACGTTGCATGATGTCAGTGAGGCAAAGGCGGCTGAAGATGCACTTAAACGTGCGCAAGCTATTGAGGATGCTGCCAATTGTTCCAAAAGTGAGTTCCTTTCAAATGTTAGTCATGAGCTTAGGACGCCTCTTAATTCAATAATTGGCTTTTCCGAGATATTGCTGGATGGCCGATGTGGGGAACTTACTGATGTTCAGCGAAGATATCTCCAAAATGTATTCAAGAATGGCAATCATCTTTCTGAAATCATAAATGATATCCTTGAGATCTCAATGATAGAAGCAGGTAAGGTAGAAGCTACGTTTGAAAAGTTTAGCATAGTTCCTGTATTTATGGAGATAAAGGATTCTATTATGCAATCTATCTTGAAAAAAGATGTTTCGTTCTCTTATGATGTGGACCCTGAGCTTCCGCAGATAAATGCCGATAAGGCAAAGTTCAGGCACATTATTTACAATCTTCTTTCTAATGCTGTCAAATTCACTTCAGAAGGGGGTAATGTGAATGTTGAGGCTAAATCCATTGGTGAGATGATGCATATCATTATCAGGGATGATGGTATCGGGATTCCGAAGGAACAACTGCCGCATCTATATGACAAGTTCTATCAGGTGGATGGTTCCACAAAACGACTTTATAGCGGTACTGGTTTAGGGCTTGCACTCACCAAGAAACTTGTTAGTCTTCATGATGGTCATATGTGGGTGGAAAGTGAGCAGGGTAAGGGTACCACCGTTCATGTAATGCTTCCGATCTAA
- a CDS encoding fasciclin domain-containing protein yields MSETKSIVQTAVDIGDFPTLVNAAKKLGLDKKFNNNGPYTVFAPLEKAFEPIPESVIDEAFDDLDYLMDIINYHVVEGKYLTSDLKEVDSLTALNGKILKITNDGNVMINGISIERENIECTNGIIHAIGDILIP; encoded by the coding sequence ATGAGTGAAACAAAGAGCATCGTACAAACAGCAGTAGACATCGGTGATTTTCCAACACTCGTAAATGCTGCTAAAAAGCTAGGCCTCGATAAAAAGTTCAATAATAATGGACCATATACAGTATTTGCCCCTCTTGAAAAAGCATTCGAACCAATACCTGAAAGTGTAATAGATGAAGCATTCGATGACCTTGATTACCTTATGGACATCATAAACTACCATGTTGTCGAAGGAAAATACCTGACATCAGATCTAAAAGAGGTTGACTCACTGACTGCCCTCAACGGCAAGATATTGAAGATCACAAACGATGGCAATGTAATGATCAATGGGATATCTATCGAAAGAGAAAATATTGAATGCACTAATGGTATCATTCATGCTATCGGCGACATACTGATACCTTAA
- the eif1A gene encoding translation initiation factor eIF-1A: MDKKESGNDNEAPQQTNRVRTPRTEDREVLAIVENLMGASRVKLRCMDGVARMGRIPGSMKKNNWIREGDVVIVIPWDFQDTKADVIWKYTRSQVNWLESEGFLKG; the protein is encoded by the coding sequence CTGGATAAAAAAGAATCTGGAAATGACAATGAGGCACCACAGCAAACAAACCGTGTAAGAACACCACGAACAGAGGACAGAGAAGTTCTTGCAATCGTGGAGAACCTTATGGGTGCAAGCCGGGTAAAACTCAGGTGCATGGACGGTGTAGCTCGTATGGGACGCATACCCGGATCCATGAAAAAGAACAACTGGATCCGCGAAGGTGATGTTGTGATCGTCATCCCATGGGACTTCCAGGATACAAAAGCAGATGTTATATGGAAATACACACGATCCCAGGTAAATTGGCTTGAGAGTGAAGGATTCCTGAAAGGATAA
- a CDS encoding (Fe-S)-binding protein, with product MKTDNLKEWKKELLNCTQCGFCKEICPIFDNLEWDSSAARGKMALSYGLYSGDIEPDESVLERIYQCTTCADCTRRCPSSTRVVDVIEAARKDIVASGVVGSTHQKIADSIATLGNPFGEEKSRRELFGEVPHPAKIAYFTGCSAAYRNKETSTAGISILKKLGVDYTLLDEVCCGSVLGRIGFSDDVIRRQAEANIKAIEDTGAEIVLFSCAGCLRMFRKEYPRFKDMSFKAMHFVEWLSEQELDLKHYNRKVTYHDPCHIGRHLGIYDAPRDVINMIPEIEFVEMKDNRESARCCGGGGGVRSMFPEISRQIAEKRVDQAEIADVLLTTCPFCVNNLKLGVSEASTLEVRDLLELIDELLE from the coding sequence ATGAAGACTGATAATCTGAAAGAATGGAAAAAAGAGCTGCTTAATTGTACTCAGTGTGGGTTCTGTAAGGAGATCTGCCCTATATTTGACAATCTCGAATGGGATTCTTCAGCAGCAAGGGGTAAGATGGCTCTTTCCTATGGATTATATTCCGGGGATATCGAACCTGATGAGTCTGTACTGGAGCGTATCTACCAATGTACTACCTGTGCGGATTGTACTCGCAGGTGTCCTTCATCCACAAGGGTAGTTGATGTGATCGAAGCTGCACGAAAAGATATTGTGGCATCAGGGGTAGTAGGTTCAACTCATCAGAAGATCGCTGATTCGATTGCTACATTGGGAAATCCTTTCGGTGAAGAAAAAAGCCGAAGAGAATTATTCGGTGAAGTTCCTCATCCTGCTAAGATCGCCTATTTTACAGGTTGTAGTGCAGCCTATCGTAATAAAGAGACTTCTACGGCAGGAATCTCCATATTGAAGAAGCTTGGAGTAGACTATACATTACTTGATGAGGTTTGCTGTGGGAGCGTACTTGGAAGGATCGGCTTTTCGGATGATGTGATCAGAAGGCAGGCTGAGGCGAACATTAAAGCAATTGAGGACACCGGTGCTGAGATCGTGCTTTTCTCATGTGCGGGGTGTTTGAGGATGTTTAGAAAAGAATATCCTCGCTTTAAGGATATGTCTTTTAAAGCAATGCACTTTGTTGAGTGGCTCAGTGAGCAGGAACTTGATCTAAAACATTACAACAGGAAGGTAACTTATCATGACCCATGCCACATTGGCAGGCATTTAGGAATCTATGATGCACCTCGTGATGTGATCAATATGATCCCGGAGATCGAGTTCGTGGAAATGAAAGATAACAGGGAATCGGCACGTTGTTGCGGCGGTGGCGGCGGTGTCAGGTCAATGTTCCCTGAAATATCCCGGCAGATCGCTGAAAAAAGAGTGGATCAGGCTGAGATAGCAGATGTTCTGCTTACTACATGCCCGTTCTGTGTCAATAACCTGAAACTGGGTGTAAGTGAAGCTTCGACGCTTGAAGTCAGGGACCTGCTTGAGCTAATAGATGAACTTCTGGAATGA
- a CDS encoding KH domain-containing protein → MTHIKVPQDRIGAIIGPKGSVKNMIETKSTSKLDINSENGTVEVVAGDDPVGAMRAADVIQAIARGFNPEKAYSFFDDDMLMLEIIDLSQAASTSKELLRLKGRIIGKGGKTREIAESLIGVKISVYGKTVSVIGHPDQILIMRTALEMLIDGANHGSVYSFLEKKKQDLMRAQLDSY, encoded by the coding sequence ATGACACATATCAAAGTACCCCAGGACAGAATCGGCGCGATCATCGGCCCAAAAGGCAGTGTTAAAAATATGATCGAAACCAAATCCACCTCCAAACTGGACATAAATAGCGAAAATGGTACGGTAGAAGTAGTAGCCGGAGATGACCCGGTCGGAGCTATGAGAGCAGCTGACGTTATACAAGCCATTGCAAGAGGATTCAACCCTGAAAAGGCATACAGTTTCTTTGATGATGATATGCTAATGCTCGAGATAATCGACCTATCACAAGCAGCATCAACATCAAAGGAATTACTTCGTCTTAAAGGAAGGATCATTGGCAAAGGCGGAAAGACAAGAGAAATAGCAGAGAGCCTTATAGGCGTCAAGATCTCAGTCTACGGTAAAACAGTAAGTGTCATAGGCCATCCCGACCAGATACTGATAATGAGGACAGCATTGGAAATGCTTATCGACGGCGCAAACCACGGTTCTGTATATAGCTTCCTTGAAAAGAAGAAACAAGACCTGATGCGTGCACAGCTTGATTCATATTGA
- a CDS encoding FAD-binding oxidoreductase, which produces MDQQIIDRLRDIVGEVHISTSTAELYAYSTDAGIHRSMPDAVIRPKTTAEIEKIVKLANEYLFPIVPRGAGTALCGHSVPVAGGVVIDLQRMDKIKELHVEDLYVVVEPGVIHKDLNAELKKYGFFIPGPSSGNVANIGGMVATNASGGNAVKYGATRDYVLGMEVVFPNGDIARLGSRTLKNSAGYQLEKLMCGMEGTLGIMTEVTLRIVPLPETTAVAVAVFNTLEEAGQCVSNIIAKPLIPSGLELMSKVCIQAVNKAVCMGLPDEEAILLIEVDGSVNDVKDQIETVMEVCKASNALSVDFTDDPERKEELWKGRKAMIPALSKYDDDLVTVMLADDMAVPMSKVPEAVKAFQDISDKYDIIIASYGHSGDGNLHTKVLMDPTMKSHWDQAEKAVEEIYEKVMELGGTITGEHGVGMTKAPFFLKERACSLNAMKTIKMALDPNNIMNPNKIMGWEGNFISHLRYHLEDE; this is translated from the coding sequence GAGCTGTATGCTTATTCTACCGATGCAGGAATACACCGCAGTATGCCTGATGCCGTGATCAGGCCAAAAACGACCGCTGAAATTGAAAAAATAGTGAAACTTGCAAATGAGTATCTTTTCCCGATCGTCCCGAGGGGTGCAGGCACTGCACTTTGTGGTCATAGTGTACCTGTTGCTGGTGGTGTTGTCATTGATCTGCAAAGGATGGACAAGATAAAGGAATTGCATGTCGAAGACCTTTATGTGGTGGTGGAACCGGGTGTGATCCACAAGGATCTGAATGCAGAGCTTAAGAAATATGGATTTTTCATCCCGGGTCCTTCCAGTGGCAATGTGGCCAATATTGGTGGTATGGTGGCGACCAATGCGTCAGGTGGCAATGCTGTGAAATATGGCGCTACAAGGGATTATGTTCTTGGAATGGAGGTAGTATTCCCTAATGGGGATATTGCAAGGCTGGGTTCAAGGACCTTAAAGAATTCTGCAGGATATCAGCTGGAAAAACTGATGTGTGGTATGGAGGGGACTCTGGGTATCATGACCGAGGTCACACTGCGGATCGTTCCACTTCCCGAGACTACTGCAGTTGCAGTAGCGGTATTTAATACGCTGGAGGAAGCAGGTCAATGCGTTTCCAATATTATTGCAAAGCCTCTGATACCTTCAGGGTTAGAGCTTATGTCAAAGGTTTGTATCCAGGCGGTGAACAAGGCTGTTTGTATGGGGTTGCCTGATGAAGAAGCTATACTTTTGATAGAGGTCGATGGTAGTGTCAATGATGTTAAAGACCAGATCGAAACCGTAATGGAAGTTTGTAAGGCTTCAAACGCTCTTTCTGTTGATTTCACTGATGATCCTGAAAGAAAGGAAGAATTGTGGAAGGGCAGAAAGGCAATGATACCTGCGTTGTCGAAGTATGATGATGATCTTGTAACTGTTATGCTTGCCGATGATATGGCAGTTCCGATGAGCAAAGTTCCTGAGGCTGTCAAAGCTTTCCAGGATATCTCTGATAAATATGATATAATCATTGCCAGTTATGGTCATTCAGGTGATGGGAACCTGCATACTAAGGTGCTAATGGATCCTACGATGAAGTCCCACTGGGATCAGGCAGAAAAGGCTGTTGAAGAGATCTACGAGAAAGTAATGGAACTTGGTGGAACTATCACTGGTGAACATGGTGTTGGTATGACCAAAGCTCCTTTCTTCCTTAAGGAAAGGGCATGTAGTCTTAATGCTATGAAAACGATCAAGATGGCTCTGGATCCTAATAATATTATGAACCCGAATAAGATCATGGGTTGGGAAGGTAATTTCATTTCCCATCTGCGGTACCATCTGGAGGATGAGTGA
- a CDS encoding serine protein kinase RIO, whose product MKKELEGKIKRLDNSVDKLRIRRKDSDNLKVTENVFDNATLKALYTLSNKGIVQALGGSISTGKEANVFLADGEEEDIAIKIYRISSSSFRSMEDYILGDPRFSNIRHNKRDIVFAWTKKEFRNLMRAKQAGVRVPEPIITERNILIMKFMGENGKPYPLLKDMKIQKEDGQMIFETVIDYMHKLYVDANLVHGDLSEYNILIDPEDLTPVIIDMGQSVTLEHPRADQFLKRDIENIARYFKRYKIEESPESIYARIKEPEPEN is encoded by the coding sequence ATGAAAAAAGAACTTGAAGGCAAGATAAAACGCCTTGACAATAGCGTTGATAAATTGCGAATTAGACGCAAAGACAGCGACAATCTCAAAGTAACCGAAAACGTATTTGATAACGCCACCCTAAAGGCACTATATACTTTGTCCAACAAAGGGATAGTACAGGCACTGGGAGGATCCATAAGTACAGGAAAGGAAGCAAATGTATTCCTTGCAGATGGAGAAGAGGAAGACATCGCAATCAAGATCTACCGAATATCTTCAAGCAGTTTTAGATCAATGGAAGATTATATCCTCGGAGACCCACGTTTCAGCAATATACGCCATAACAAGAGGGACATAGTCTTTGCATGGACTAAAAAAGAGTTCAGGAACCTCATGAGAGCAAAACAAGCTGGTGTCCGCGTACCCGAACCCATAATTACCGAAAGGAACATACTAATAATGAAATTTATGGGTGAGAATGGCAAGCCTTACCCGCTGCTCAAGGACATGAAGATCCAGAAAGAAGACGGGCAGATGATATTCGAAACAGTTATAGACTATATGCATAAGCTCTATGTAGATGCAAACCTTGTCCATGGCGACCTTAGTGAATACAATATACTGATCGATCCGGAAGATCTAACGCCCGTCATTATCGACATGGGACAATCCGTAACTCTGGAACATCCACGTGCAGACCAATTCTTAAAGCGAGATATCGAGAACATAGCCAGATACTTTAAACGCTACAAGATCGAGGAGTCACCCGAAAGCATTTATGCACGGATAAAGGAACCGGAACCAGAGAACTAA